The Streptomyces sp. NBC_00306 sequence GGCGTGGAGCTGGGGCTTCTCGTCGACGCGCTGCACACCGTGGGCCTGGACGCGCTGGCGCAGGTGGACGTGGGAGAGCGCCGGCACCGCCATCAGGACGGGCAGGCACTCGGCAGGATGGCGGCCGCCATCTACCGCACGGCACAACTGAGGCTCTCCCGCGGGCACTTGGTGCGGCCCTCGCTGACCCAGTTCGAGCGGGGCTCGGACGGCTTCGTCCCACGGACGCACGCCGTGGACACCGAGGAGCGTCCGCCGATGCGCGAGATCGGTGAGTATGCGGCGCGTCGCGCGGCATAACCGAAGACAACCGGACACTTTGCATGAATATCGTACTTATGGATGCACAGGTTCCGGACACACAGCGCAGGACGGGCTCCCGACGCGGCGCGCTCAGACTCACCACGCTGCTCGGCACACTGGCCGTCGTCATCGCCACCACGGTCGGCATGGCACCTCCGGCCGCCACGATCGCCGGGGGCGACGGGCACAGCACCGAACGCCTGTGGCTGCTGGGCGGCCTCGCCCTCAGCCTCACCGCGGCCGGTGTCGTCGCCGTCGCCGCCACCCGGGGACGCCGTAACCAGTGACGGGCGGCGCGGGGGCGTACGCACGTTTGAGGGATTACAGGACGGGCTAGGTTCGGCACATGGTCTCCGAGCATTCCGCTGCGCAGGTCCTCGTCGCGTCGAACCGCGGCCCCATCTCGTACACCCTGAAGGACGACGGGAGCCTCGACGCCAAGCGCGGCGGCGGCGGCCTGGTCTCCGGACTCTCCGCCATCGGGTCCGAGGCGGACGCCCTGTGGGTGTGCGCCGCGCTCGGCGACGGCGACCGCGAGGCGGTCCGGCGCGGAGAGGGCGCGGACGGGGTCCTGATGCTCGACATCGACGAGGCCGTCCACGCCGACGCGTACAACGGCATCGCGAACTCGGTGCTGTGGTTCGTCCACCACATGCTGTACCAGACCCCGCTGGAGCCGGCCTTCGACGCCGAGTTCCGCCGCCAGTGGGGCGCGTACGAGAGCTACAACCGGGCCTTCGCCGAGGCACTCGCCGAGCACGCGGACGAGGGCGGCGCGGTGCTGGTGCAGGACTACCACCTGTGCCTGGTGCCGGGCATGCTCCGCGAAATGCGCCCCGACCTGCGCATCGGCCACTTCTCCCACACCCCGTGGGCACCGGTGGACTACTTCCGGATGCTGCCCGACGACATCGCCGAACAGCTGCTGTGGGGCATGCTCGGCGCCGACCGGCTGGGGTTTTTGACCTCACGGTGGGCGACCGCGTTCATGTCCTGCGCCGACCGGCTGGAGCAGGCGGCCGCGCACTTCCCCAGCGGCGATCCCCGGCGGTACGTGGAGCACGCGCGCACCGGACGGGCCTCGGCGCGGACCACCGAGGTGGCCGTGCACGGACTCGGCGCCGACGCGGACTTCCTGCGGGCACGCTCCCACGAGGCCGACGTCGACGAGCGCATGGCCACCCTGCGCGAGCAGATCGGCCCGGACCGGAAGACGATCGTGCGGGTGGACCGCACCGAACTGTCCAAGAACATCGTCCGCGGGCTGCTCGCCTACCGGCATCTGCTCGACACCCGGCCCGAATGGCGCGAGCGCGTCGTCCACGTCGCCTTCGCCTATCCCTCCCGGCAGGACCTCGCGGTGTACCGCGACTACACGGCCGAGGTGCAGCGGGTCGCCGACGAGATCAACGCCACGTACGGCACGGACGGCTGGACCCCGGTCGTCCTCCATGTGCAGGACGACTTCGCCCGCTCGCTGGCCGCCTACCGGCTGGCCGACGTGGCTCTCGTCAACCCCATCCGCGACGGCATGAACCTCGTCGCCAAGGAGATCCCGGTGGTCTCCGACGACGGCTGCGCACTGGTGCTCTCCCGGGAGGCGGGCGCGCACGAGGAGCTCGGCGACGACGCGGTCACGGTCAATCCGTACGACGTGACCGGCACCGCGGACGCGCTCCACGAGGCGCTGACCATGCCGCACGACGAACGGGCCCGGCACACCAAGCGGCTGGCCACCGCTGCGACGGCGCTGCCGCCGCAGCGGTGGTTCCTCGACCAGCTAGAGGCGCTGCGCGAGCATGGCCAGGAACGCCACGACGGCTGACGGGCCCGGCAGCAGCAGATCGGCGCGCTCCGCCAGCTCCGGCACCGCGGTGCCGGAGCACACCAGCAGACCGGGTACGCCGTCCGAGCGGAGTTTCTCCACGGCCGCGTAGGCCGGCAGATCACCGAGGTCGTCGCCCGCGTACAGGACGGCCTCGGCGTCCACCTCGCGCACGTACTCCGCCAGTGCCACGCCCTTGTCCATGCCCGGCGGGCGCAGCTCCAGGACCATACGGCCCGGCTCCAGGATCAGACCGTGACGGGCCGCGAGCCCGGCCAGTGGATCGCGCAGCGCCTCGAACGCGGCCTGCGGGTCCGAGGCCCGGCGGGTGTGGACCGCGACCGCCTGCCCCTTCTCCTCGATCCAGGTGCCCTGCCAGGCGCCGATCTCGTCGAGGAAGCCGGGCAGTTCGGCGCGGGCGGCGGCGACGCCCGGATGCGGGGCGGGCGTGTTCACGGTCCCGGTAACCGCGTCCCAGCGCTCGGCGCCGTAGTGCCCGAGGACGACGAGATGGTCCAGGCCGGGCACCCCGGCGAAACCGCCGTAGCGGACCGCGACGCCCGCCGGGCGGCCGGTGACCACGGCGACGGAGCCGACCCGCGGCGCGAGCTGAGCCAGCGCGGGCACCGCCTCG is a genomic window containing:
- the otsB gene encoding trehalose-phosphatase, with the protein product MGSSPYVHPLPSPSTPAGREGLAALLARPGKAVVALDFDGTLAEIVPDPEQARAHPEAVPALAQLAPRVGSVAVVTGRPAGVAVRYGGFAGVPGLDHLVVLGHYGAERWDAVTGTVNTPAPHPGVAAARAELPGFLDEIGAWQGTWIEEKGQAVAVHTRRASDPQAAFEALRDPLAGLAARHGLILEPGRMVLELRPPGMDKGVALAEYVREVDAEAVLYAGDDLGDLPAYAAVEKLRSDGVPGLLVCSGTAVPELAERADLLLPGPSAVVAFLAMLAQRL
- a CDS encoding alpha,alpha-trehalose-phosphate synthase (UDP-forming) gives rise to the protein MVSEHSAAQVLVASNRGPISYTLKDDGSLDAKRGGGGLVSGLSAIGSEADALWVCAALGDGDREAVRRGEGADGVLMLDIDEAVHADAYNGIANSVLWFVHHMLYQTPLEPAFDAEFRRQWGAYESYNRAFAEALAEHADEGGAVLVQDYHLCLVPGMLREMRPDLRIGHFSHTPWAPVDYFRMLPDDIAEQLLWGMLGADRLGFLTSRWATAFMSCADRLEQAAAHFPSGDPRRYVEHARTGRASARTTEVAVHGLGADADFLRARSHEADVDERMATLREQIGPDRKTIVRVDRTELSKNIVRGLLAYRHLLDTRPEWRERVVHVAFAYPSRQDLAVYRDYTAEVQRVADEINATYGTDGWTPVVLHVQDDFARSLAAYRLADVALVNPIRDGMNLVAKEIPVVSDDGCALVLSREAGAHEELGDDAVTVNPYDVTGTADALHEALTMPHDERARHTKRLATAATALPPQRWFLDQLEALREHGQERHDG